acctgaacccaatcgagatggtttggggtgagctggaccgcagagtgaaggcaaaggggccaacaagtgctaaacacctctgggaactccttcaagactgttggaaaaccatttcaggtgactacctcttgaagctcatggagagaatgccaagagtgtgcaaagcagtaatcagagcaaagggtggctattttgaagaaactagaatataaaacatgttttcagttatttcacctttttttgttaagtacataactccacatgtgttcattcatagttttgatgccttcagtgagaatctacaatgtaaatagtcatgaaaataaagaaaacgcattgaatgagaaggtgtgtccaaacttttggcctgtactgtatatgtcacAAAACCACACCAAATGTACTACTGACTCAGTCATCAATAGGCACATTATAAGGATTTAAGAGTCATCTATGACTTACATTTTCTTTAAGTGAATATTGCTGCTATTATTGAAGATAGGAAAGACTGCATGATTTACTTCAGACAGAAGTTATCTCAGCTTTAAATATCTGAAAGAGCATGAGcaaaattcacagtgttgttttttttgtttgaattaTAGCTGCTAAACACATCCTgtctcacagtcacacacacaaaaggcatTACTGGCTGGTGTCTCCTCTCAATGTGAGATAATTGCCTGCCTGCCTCGTTAGCTTGATTGCCAGCACCTGACCCTCCTGCCACTGCACCTTATTAATGGCACACCTGGGGTGTGTGGGGAGTAATCAGAGTGGTTGGCCCACTTTGAAGTTTGCAATGGGGACAACAGGGATATTTCTTTGCCTTTTACTTGGGCATTTAATTTCTGCTCAATCAGTGATAAGAAAGCAAGCTCCACCATTTTTTGAGGATGTTCCGGGATATTTTGGCAACTTCAGGCCTTTTCCCAAAATGAGGCCTTTTCACCACATCATGCCTCTTGACAACATGAGGCCTCCTCCATTTGAGAGAAATTTTGACTTCACTCCCTACGACACCATCTTCAGCTCCTGGCGAACCCCAAGCCCTGACTTTCACATGCTCGCTGAGTTACCTCCCATCATGATTGTTCCCAGAATAGAGGTGTTTTGCGATGAATCTAAGCTAACTGTGCTGGTCGATAAGAGATCCAACGGTGACACACTGACTGGAGAGGAGCTACAGTTGGGCGATGGCTGTTACAGTAACAGAGAGCTACCAAACCAATTTGTCTTCACTTACAGTGTGGATGAGTGTGGAACTACTGCAGATGTGGTGAGTTGACAAAATTATTTAGTCATTACTTTGTTCCCACAGTACCACTTGTAAAACTTTCTGATACTCTCACAGATGCAGAACGGCTTGGTGAGGTATACCAACTCTCTGCACTTGGATCTCAAAAAACTTCCCTCCACCTGGTGGCAAACTCCATCCAGCGTGCACATCTCCTGCGTTCCAAAGAGGTGCATCCACTGAGTTAGCAAACATTTGCATGTGGTCACAAATAACCACACTAATGGAGGATATGTCTTTCAGGTCATATGACAACTTATTTGACTCTATGACATTTCCTGAGAATGGCAAGACCTTTAGCATCAAAGCCATGAATCGTGAGTAATAACGAGTCACATATGCTGTGATGCTTGGTGTTTCACTAGTagtcacaaatgtgtttttcctgcagcatCCTGGACCAGCACTGCAGACTCTAATGTCTATAAAAGAGGCCAGGTTGTCAACTTCCAGGTTTCTGCCAAAACCAGGCCAGAGCAGCAGCTTTTCATCCAGTCCTGTTTTGTCTCTGCATCTCCTGAGCCTCAGACTAGACGCAAACATGCAGTCATAATGAATAAAGGGTAAGCAGCCAGtcagacatttattttaatgtttggaCGTGATGTTCTAATTATCCCTGATACATGTTGTTCTCTACCAGGTGCACGGCTCCGTTGGGTTCTCCACATGCTGTCGCACAGTTTGTGGCCTCCGACAGAGCGGATGTGGTTAATTTTGTCCTGAACACATCTTATCTCATTTCTGAggtgaggattttttttccccatgttaAGACATTATGTTATTGCAATACTGGAGTTTCaagtcataaaataaagaagttaaaaatgaaaacacttcTAGAATAACTGATTACGTAAGGGTTCATAGGATATCTGGTTGAATAAATTTAATTCCATGGGATCTAATTTGAAAATAAGTTAGGATACATTTTGCCAACATAAGACACGAGGACAGGTGCCATAAATATACATAcctgcacaagcacacacaaacaagtggGTATGTGTACATGTAAATACACATTCTCACACATACATTCTTGTTTACCCATGTACAAAGACATCAGTACAATCATTATGTTATCACATTTGACAATTTAACTGTATGAACTTGTGAACCACCTTCTCCTCTGAAGCTGTTCATCCACTGTACCGTCCTCGTCACAGACCAGGGCGTCACCTCTGGTTCTAAATCCTGCAACTATAACATGATCCAGTCAAGGTATTTGTACACCCTTGCACTAGATTTGGCGTCTTTTTTTCGCCCCTATAACTTGATCTTTCTTTCAGATGGGAGGACGTTAGTGGAAATGTGGATGTGTGCGAGTGCTGTAGTTCAAAGTGTAGAGGCCTGTCCGTCAGGCATCTTTCTGAAGGTCAGcgcttgtgtttttgtcaaacGGTGCAACAGTAAACAGACTTGGGTTATTTCTGGTGTCTAACGCCACTGACTGTGTCATTTCAGACGCCAAAGCTACCATCAGCACTGGCCCCTTTGTCATTGCGGACAATCATGTGGTGCCCTCTGTCTCTGAACCACGGGAAACCTTCACCACCCCTGTAACCGACGCCACACAGTCTGACGGTGCAGCCACTGAGGACGCAATTGTTTCTGGTACCTCTGTGTCAAGACCCCCTCAGGGAGTTGTGGTTTTGAGTCAGGACCCTGTTGCCAGACTGACCCTCTGGCTACCTGGACAGGTGCAAGATGATGAACACAGCAAGAATATTGGTCCTGAGTCTGAAGACAACTCGAAAGTTCAGTTACAGGAAAGTGACGCCGTATCAAATGACATTCCTGAGCCACAACCGTCAACTACAGACCAGGAGCCTCTCACAAATGAGATTGGAGATCAAAGTGTAAATGTAGGTAATATGTTGGACCTGGATCTTCTTACATATGTTGTTGGATGGGTAATTCCTCCACAAATGGAAAAAGCAACTTTTGGAGAGGAATCCCAAAGAAAACAGCGTTTCGAAAGATCTGAAGTGTCTGAGGCTACACAAGAAGTTGACATCCCTCTGGTGGCCGAGATGAATATCCATGTCCTAAACCTGAatgatttaaaccaaatgacagacaaGTGGACAGATGCGGATCTGGTGCCCCAAGAAGAAACAAATGATGCCCCAACGATTCgctcaaaaattcagttaaCCAAAGCCGGCGATGGGTCGCAGACACTGAGTTATGAGGAAGAAGTGATGAGAAAACAAAACGGGAAAGGTGTGATTAAAAGCAAGCAGGAGCCCAGACAAAGAGGGCTGCGCTCAGCTTTCCTGGATTTGCTGAGGTAACTAATCATGTAATGTCAGTATGTTTTATGCATGTGACTATGACTAATTTCTCCATTTCTTTTCCCCAGGAGGATGGACAAAGCAGAATAAATGCATCTTATAATAATTTTCTATAATTGTACTTTTAATAAATGATGAGCATTAATCCAGTGGCTTGTttcatattaatttatttttggttggAGAGGCACAGCAGGAGGCAATAAGTACATAAGATCCCTTTCTTTTAAGTCAGTCTCTTTTTCCAACAGTACAAGCCTCTATTGATCCCCAGAGGTGAAACACAGGTATTGCAgcaacacaaagacaacaatAAGTATCTGTTCAAAATTCTCAAAATGGTCAGTTTAgctttatctttgtttttgttttttctttaattacTCCTGTGGAGGAATTTCCCTCAGAACCTCTGGAGATTTAGGTCACAGACAATGTTGGGTGTAACATAGgcctatttatatattttgagatacttaaTATGCAGTGTAAGGAAGGCCAACctctttatatatttaattttgaGACATTTATAGCTCACTATAGTGCCGTCTTGACTCTCCTgatctttgttttgttctgatATGTAGGCATATGTAACGTTCAACAACACTTATTAATTTGCAATGATGTGACAGTGCCTCTCAGGCGATGTTGCACAATAGTAATGTAACAAGCAGTGTATGAATAACTTCCTTCAAGGAGCAATTGagtaatgtattaaaatgtaatgAGTAATAAATGACTTGAGTAACAACCACAACACAAGTTGCAGAGGGTGGAGATTGAAAACGGTCCCCTCAATCCCCCTCACCTACGCTCCTCCAAGtggttgcttttttttaatgtacccCAGGTTGTAAACGatctgggggggggggactgCTTTCTCCTACTCCATACATGGGCATGGAATAATCTtcaaaaatatctaaaattagaaacacttatcATAAATTTTAGGGCACCATGAAGAATGTAGTGGCAGAGACATGTGCTTATTTTTCttgaggccactatgtttgaatagtcgttttattgtggatttttgtatgttgtatttgttgcattgtaATCTCTATTACAAGGTCTCTCTTGTAatagagattttcaatctcaaagggacttcctggttaaccCTTTGTGACCTGAGCCAATTGGTTTGatgtcttttaaaaacatgggagaaaggcaatgagcaatgtaagaagaaatgaccaaaaaaaatcagcaagAATATagtaaaagaaaatttaaagaaaaagaaaagaaggcaAGAAACAAACAAGGACATGACCTGGATAGAGTGCTCAAATTATTATAGtcctgtaacataattttaaaatgtcatattaaAATTAATTACATAGTTTTTCCCctgcttttctgttttattcttaCCAAGTTGTTTAAAGGTtatcagggttcaaaggttcaAATGCATGCAAAAGGCATCTGagagcagcacaagaaaagtgatgtcgctccaggtttcagggggttgaataaaggttaaataaaataaaaaacgttAAACAGGTGTTTATGGCCCTGGTTTAAGTTTTTATTAATGTAGTATGAGATGTGGTGCAATAGTTGATGATTATGTA
This Epinephelus lanceolatus isolate andai-2023 chromosome 15, ASM4190304v1, whole genome shotgun sequence DNA region includes the following protein-coding sequences:
- the zpcx gene encoding zona pellucida protein C gives rise to the protein MGTTGIFLCLLLGHLISAQSVIRKQAPPFFEDVPGYFGNFRPFPKMRPFHHIMPLDNMRPPPFERNFDFTPYDTIFSSWRTPSPDFHMLAELPPIMIVPRIEVFCDESKLTVLVDKRSNGDTLTGEELQLGDGCYSNRELPNQFVFTYSVDECGTTADVMQNGLVRYTNSLHLDLKKLPSTWWQTPSSVHISCVPKRSYDNLFDSMTFPENGKTFSIKAMNPSWTSTADSNVYKRGQVVNFQVSAKTRPEQQLFIQSCFVSASPEPQTRRKHAVIMNKGCTAPLGSPHAVAQFVASDRADVVNFVLNTSYLISELFIHCTVLVTDQGVTSGSKSCNYNMIQSRWEDVSGNVDVCECCSSKCRGLSVRHLSEDAKATISTGPFVIADNHVVPSVSEPRETFTTPVTDATQSDGAATEDAIVSGTSVSRPPQGVVVLSQDPVARLTLWLPGQVQDDEHSKNIGPESEDNSKVQLQESDAVSNDIPEPQPSTTDQEPLTNEIGDQSVNVGNMLDLDLLTYVVGWVIPPQMEKATFGEESQRKQRFERSEVSEATQEVDIPLVAEMNIHVLNLNDLNQMTDKWTDADLVPQEETNDAPTIRSKIQLTKAGDGSQTLSYEEEVMRKQNGKGVIKSKQEPRQRGLRSAFLDLLRRMDKAE